One stretch of Podospora bellae-mahoneyi strain CBS 112042 chromosome 2, whole genome shotgun sequence DNA includes these proteins:
- the SEC16 gene encoding vesicle coat component (COG:U; EggNog:ENOG503NVMY), translating to MSSDAPTASWHPAMMPNYLAAEPPPSLPTEATSSPTPSPPPQNQPEAARETRQLSHVHEASEDHDTGAWFPDYGTSNAAWMKKTTDDAPAPAPAPAPVEDSAEPAPEKPASEEKAEETAAETTNASKHLSTMSFTRTVSSEMNWNDDDDPEWSITSPAAQHDPSKFLPETGRTNSFPNTSHLEQQPAPELEQALPATEAEDLIREIEQEEAAENAADAGLDNQFGEQNDHQYIGGNITGTAEDAQEARFDEGLALIPSAEPAAPQPAKNDGAGDDLFGGDGESEEDDFFSNVKGDETEHQDAFEPQPLERKSTMDVLNSLNVGSAHNGFEPLKEAVEEEEAEDEVPQPQETQELKVEETPAASQDEPKPETQEDLDAKWKEMFGDEEEEEFLESDTEPKEEVDAAAFLGSDDESLLDDETGTEAPAAPGYQPAPTAPVATSQYLPQPSPAAAPVVSPYVPTGTSRTPTQANPYFPPASTIPPAAIPPYGVPASAPPAQNFGYGAPPLPVQEKPKAQSFVDKGKGGYQSPYDLPMEVVKPKKRASALPLQRNSSAPLAPGPVVPPPPRSASLYQSQPMASPLPSSGLAGPSLARPGSSGSSQGQAPAAAKKTPQEAFFEDLPITTKPRPASRNKGLPSPSQTSPYGPPAQSVPPHAVPPPVNHQMAPPPGPFSPPGSQSEFPSLVAPPKVNPYAALPSSAGLAPAPAPAASTRYSPAPPGAPQPNGHVPPPALSRFSPAPPSRQASGTYPPHSAASAPPILPHQPRTSSPLAHFEITNERSRPHQPTHLAENTLAERRSVSSMHDSRLQRVSSLPPTREVEEEDGPSAAQQSPPGRVMPPLPMSPPESKYAPSAFQARQTPPPSSHSGQAILSPPKRAMSTHSPLVMSPEFAPPPRSQTQSPGALYGNRVTKQAEPLPRPSSVQDLTSPHLTAYAPQVPAPAAPASTSSRPRGFSLNMNVIPPTDGREHDPLQRWRGAPLLSWGVGGSMVTMFPKEVPRYGMNQSVPSVVRSPGEVKVKNAKDIAPLEERLTKFPGPLKGKSKKKEAISWLSAGIETLERGLPNTFGMQSHLAHDDKRAFERVLLWKILRVFIEHDGILEGNPAVEKAVRDLLSPSPATEAAVPYLNGGASLGLSDSPATSMRTDSVDSATVESIRRHLLNGESEKAIWAAADQRLWGHALLLANALAPNLYKQVAHEFVKKEVNFPGHNNESLAALYEVLSGNHDETVDELVPVHARAGLQLVAKDPSLGPSKDAMEGLDKWRETLSLILSNRSVGDAKAINSLGTLLSGYGRAEAAHICFMFARHNTIFGGFDDPNSHFVLVGSDHKRQAEQFAKEIEPLLLSEVYEYGQSLAGNSHVVISNPHLAAYKLQHAYALAEYGFRDKALQYCEVIAASITAQTKRSPYHHHILENAVEDLMKRLKSAPKEESNSWIPKPSMNKVSDSMWNRFNKFVAGDDNDESGQGAAGDAAESGPFGRIAGGTPTISRPPSANNLETFGAAIPSYGMPVASVSNGPVVSSAPPTRAASRYAPGGAAQPAAGAGNPYAPRTSMERSSGEYNRSSVELPRRSLDMQSGYSPVRTSSPAQQYTPYGGGYNPAGESPRSPPVQQQPAQFAAATPGYQPYGYPGAPINGGNAASDLPTPTSEKQGFETKTEAAGTSGYQAPSYGYEPPSFTPYEALKEEEKPASEETTGDSGYEPPSYQPYSYEPPSYQPDPPSNEDEKSGDEKPKPKKKSFMDDDDDDYPPMKPSSSTPAEKSKEEKDRENAEMFRKAAEEDAKRAEAAKAQKKGWGFGSWFGGRKSDAMPQQQEAAGTPNKPIRAKLGEANSFYYDPELKRWVNKNSSGEDTVKKATPPPPKAGPPGGGARSATASPSFPPPGAADPGRASAPPPRVASVGNLTPPGSGSEIGLSAPPAGPVAMLRSASSTSTASAPPGGGARPPMGGAGPAKSLSNSSSIDDLLGAAGPRRPGQGKKPRKSARYVDVMTKD from the exons ATGTCGTCCGATGCGCCGACGGCATCATGGCATCCCGCCATGATGCCCAATTATCTGGCTGCCGAACCACCTCCAAGTCTCCCAACAGAAGCTACTTCGAGTCCAACACCGAGTCCGCCGCCGCAAAATCAACCCGAAGCCGCCAGAGAGACTCGGCAACTGAGCCATGTTCATGAAGCTTCAGAAGACCACGACACGGGTGCTTGGTTTCCGGACTATGGGACTTCAAATGCCGCTTGGATGAAGAAGACTACGGACGATGCgccagcaccggcaccggcacccgCGCCAGTCGAGGATTCAGCTGAACCTGCTCCTGAGAAGCCTGCTTctgaggagaaggctgaAGAAACAGCGGCCGAAACTACCAATGCCTCCAAGCACCTCAGCACCATGTCCTTTACCCGAACCGTATCCTCGGAGATGAACTGgaacgacgacgatgacccCGAGTGGAGTATCACCTCACCTGCGGCCCAGCACGACCCTTCCAAGTTCCTTCCAGAGACAGGAAGGACAAATTCGTTCCCCAATACCTCGCATttggagcagcagccagcccCAGAATTGGAACAGGCTCTCCCTGCCACTGAGGCCGAAGACTTGATTAGAGAAATCGAACAAGAAGAGGCCGCTGAAAATGCGGCCGACGCAGGCCTTGACAACCAATTTGGCGAACAGAATGACCACCAGTATATTGGCGGTAACATCACAGGGACTGCCGAGGATGCTCAGGAGGCCAGGTTCGATGAAGGACTTGCCTTGATTCCTTCAGCTGAGCCAGCTGCGCCGCAGCCTGCGAAGAACGACGGCGCCGGAGACGATTTGTtcggaggggatggggaaagcgaggaggacgacTTTTTCAGCAATGTCAAAGGGGACGAGACCGAACACCAGGATGCATTCGAGCCACAACCCCTGGAACGCAAGTCTACAATGGATGTCTTGAACTCGTTGAATGTTGGCTCAGCACATAACGGTTTCGAACCGTTGAAGGAGGCagtcgaggaagaagaggctgaggatgaggtgcCACAACCACAAGAAACCCAGGAActcaaggtggaggagaccCCGGCTGCTTCACAGGACGAGCCGAAACCCGAAACCCAAGAGGATCTTGATGCCAAGTGGAAGGAGatgtttggtgatgaggaagaggaagaattCCTCGAGTCCGATACTGAGCCAaaagaggaggtggacgcAGCTGCATTCCTGGGCAGCGATGACGAGAGTCTGCTCGATGACGAGACAGGCACGGAAGCGCCAGCAGCCCCGGGATATCAGCCAGCACCTACTGCGCCGGTTGCTACCAGCCAATATCTTCCCCAGCCGTCACCTGCAGCTGCTCCTGTAGTCAGCCCATATGTGCCGACTGGAACATCTAGGACCCCAACCCAGGCGAATCCATATTTCCCACCAGCCTCAACTATTCCACCCGCTGCTATACCTCCATATGGGGTACCTGCCTCTGCTCCCCCAGCCCAAAACTTTGGATATGGCGCTCCTCCACTCCCTGTACAGGAGAAGCCCAAAGCACAAAGCTTTGTGGATAAAGGCAAGGGTGGGTATCAATCACCATATGATCTTCCAATGGAGGTTGTGAAACCCAAGAAGCGCGCCAGCGCCTTGCCTCTTCAGAGAAACAGCTCGGCCCCCCTTGCCCCCGGACCAGttgtcccaccaccaccaagaagcgcaagcttATACCAGAGTCAACCCATGGCCTCTCCTCTGCCATCGAGCGGTCTTGCTGGGCCCAGTCTGGCGCGCCCTGGCTCCAGCGGCTCGTCACAAGGTCAGGCtcctgcagcagcaaagaagaCTCCACAAGAGGCCTTCTTTGAGGATCTTCCCATCACAACGAAGCCTCGTCCTGCCTCCCGCAATAAGGGCTtaccatctccatctcaaaCAAGTCCATATGGGCCTCCGGCACAATCAGTGCCGCCCCACGCTGTTCCGCCTCCTGTGAATCATCAAATGGCACCGCCTCCGGGACCTTTCAGCCCCCCCGGATCTCAGTCGGAGTTCCCTTCTCTAGTGGCACCCCCCAAGGTCAATCCTTATGCTGCTTTGCCTTCCAGTGCTGGCCTGGCTCCCGCACCTGCGCCTGCAGCCTCGACTCGCTACTCTCCAGCCCCCCCTGGTGCTCCACAGCCGAATGGCCATGTCCCTCCTCCGGCCTTGAGCCGCTTCTCccccgctcctccctctcgaCAAGCCAGTGGTACCTACCCACCACACAGCGCGGCTTCGGCGCCTCCTATATTGCCTCACCAGCCCCGTACTTCAAGCCCGTTGGCTCATTTCGAGATTACCAATGAGCGATCTAGACCACACCAGCCGACTCATCTCGCCGAGAACACTTTGGCAGAGAGACGTAGTGTCAGCTCCATGCACGATTCCAGGCTCCAAAGGGTATCATCTTTGCCCCCAACacgggaggtggaggaagaagacggtcCATCCGCAGCACAACAGTCCCCCCCTGGCCGTGTGatgcctcctcttccaatGTCTCCTCCAGAGTCGAAATATGCACCATCAGCGTTTCAAGCAAGACAAACGccgcccccttcttctcactCTGGCCAAGCCATCTTGTCCCCTCCCAAGCGGGCAATGTCTACCCACAGTCCGTTGGTCATGTCTCCCGAATTTGCTCCGCCACCTAGGTCACAGACACAGTCACCAGGAGCACTCTATGGCAACAGGGTCACCAAACAAGCCGAGCCGCTTCCTCGACCATCATCGGTCCAGGATCTTACGTCTCCTCACCTCACCGCATATGCCCCTCAAGTGCCAGCCCCAGCTGCCCCTGCCTCGACTTCCTCGCGCCCAAGAGGGTTCTCGCTCAACATGAATGTCATTCCGCCTACGGATGGGCGGGAGCATGATCCACTGCAGAGATGGAGGGGCGCTCCTCTTCTTTCCTGGGGCGTTGGCGGTTCAATGGTCACCATGTTTCCCAAGGAGGTGCCGCGCTATGGCATGAACCAGAGTGTCCCGTCAGTTGTGCGTAGTCCTGGAGAagtcaaggtcaagaacgCCAAGGACATTGCCCCGTTAGAGGAGCGCCTAACCAAGTTCCCCGGTCCCCTCAAGggcaagtccaagaagaaggaggctaTCTCCTGGCTGAGTGCGGGCATTGAAACTCTCGAGCGTGGTTTGCCCAACACTTTTGGGATGCAATCCCATCTGGCTCATGACGATAAGCGAGCGTTTGAGCGGGTTCTCTTGTGGAAGATTCTGCGAGTTTTCATCGAGCATGACGGTATTCTCGAAGGCAACCCTGCCGTTGAGAAGGCCGTAAGAGACTTgctatccccctcccctgcGACAGAAGCCGCGGTTCCGTACCTGAACGGGGGCGCTTCTCTTGGGCTTAGCGATTCACCCGCAACCTCCATGCGGACCGATTCCGTCGACTCGGCCACTGTTGAGAGCATCCGCCGACATCTTCTCAACGGCGAGAGTGAGAAAGCTATCTGGGCCGCGGCTGATCAGCGTCTGTGGGGTCacgctcttcttcttgccaacGCCCTTGCTCCCAACCTGTATAAGCAGGTTGCGCATGAGtttgtgaagaaggaggtcaaCTTCCCTGGCCATAACAATGAGTCGCTTGCCGCCTTGTATGAAGTCCTCTCAGGAAACCACGATGAGACTGTTGACGAGTTGGTGCCCGTTCATGCTCGTGCTGGGCTTCAGCTCGTTGCCAAGGACCCATCACTTGGGCCTTCCAAGGATGCTATGGAGGGTCTTGACAAGTGGCGCGAAACTCTCAGCCTCATCCTGAGCAACAGGAGCGTTGGCGATGCCAAGGCCATTAACTCACTCGGCACCTTGCTTTCTGGATATGGAAGGGCTGAAGCCGCTCATATCTGCTTCATGTTTGCACGCCACAACACCATCTTTGGCGGATTCGACGATCCAAACTCTCACTTTGTGCTGGTTGGATCCGACCACAAGAGGCAGGCTGAGCAGTTTGCCAAAGAGATTGAGCCTCTCTTGCTGAGCGAAGTGTACGAGTATGGCCAAAGCCTTGCCGGGAACTCGCACGTGGTCATTTCGAATCCTCACTTGGCCGCATACAAGCTGCAGCATGCATATGCCCTGGCGGAATACGGGTTCAGAGATAAAGCTTTGCAGTACTGCGAGGTCATTGCTGCGTCGATCACTGCACAGACCAAACGCTCGccctatcatcatcacatcctGGAAAATGCAGTCGAGGATCTTATGAAGAGGCTGAAGTCAGCCCCCAAGGAGGAGTCCAACTCTTGGATCCCCAAGCCAAGCATGAACAAGGTCTCGGACTCGATGTGGAACCGCTTCAACAagtttgttgctggtgacGACAATGATGAGTCTGGTCAGGgcgctgctggtgatgcagCTGAATCCGGGCCGTTTGGCCGAATTGCTGGAGGTACCCCGACTATTAGCCGGCCTCCATCTGCGAACAACCTGGAGACGTTTGGCGCTGCCATTCCCAGCTATGGCATGCCGGTCGCCTCTGTCTCCAACGGGCCTGTGGTGTCCTCGGCGCCGCCAACCAGAGCTGCCTCTCGCTATGCGCCAGGAGGCGCGGCTCAGCCTGCGGCCGGTGCTGGCAATCCGTACGCTCCACGCACTTCCATGGAGCGCAGCTCGGGCGAGTATAACCGGAGTTCCGTTGAGCTGCCCAGGAGGTCTCTGGACATGCAGTCCGGATACAGCCCGGTGAGGACCTCGTCCCCAGCTCAACAGTATACGCCATATGGCGGTGGATACAACCCTGCTGGGGAGTCGCCGCGCAGCCCACCGGTGCAGCAACAGCCTGCTCAGTTCGCTGCAGCCACACCAGGCTACCAGCCATATGGATATCCCGGTGCGCCGATCAATGGTGGGAATGCTGCCAGTGATCTGCCCACTCCCACTTCTGAGAAGCAAGGCTTTGAAACCAAGACTGAGGCCGCTGGGACCTCTGGTTATCAGGCCCCCTCGTACGGATATGAGCCGCCATCGTTCACTCCCTACGAGGCActaaaggaggaggagaagcctgcATCGGAGGAGACTACTGGTGACAGCGGATATGAGCCTCCCTCGTATCAACCATACAGCTACGAACCCCCCTCATACCAGCCTGACCCGCCCTCTAACGAGGACGAAAAGTCTGGTGAtgagaagcccaagcccaagaagaagagtttcatggatgatgacgatgatgactaCCCTCCCAtgaagccatcatcatcgacaccagcggagaagagcaaggaagagaaagacagGGAAAATGCAGAGATGTTCCGCAAggcagctgaagaagatg CCAAACGCGCCGAAGCAGCCAAAGCGCAAAAGAAAGGATGGGGCTTCGGCTCCTGGTTCGGCGGCAGGAAATCCGACGCCAtgccccagcagcaagaagccgCCGGCACACCCAACAAGCCCATCCGTGCCAAGCTTGGCGAGGCCAATTCTTTCTATTACGACCCTGAGCTCAAGCGGTGGGTGAATAAGAACAGTTCTGGGGAGGACACAGTCAAGAAGGcgacgcctcctcctccaaaggCGGGACcgccgggtggtggtgctagGTCTGCGACGGCTAGTccgtcttttcctcctccggGGGCGGCTGATCCGGGGAGGGCCAGTGCGCCTCCTCCGAGGGTTGCGTCTGTTGGGAACCTGACGCCGCCGGGGTCGGGATCTGAGATTGGTTTGAGTGCGCCGCCTGCTGGGCCGGTGGCCATGTTGAGGAGTGCGAGCAGTACTAGCACTGCTAGTGCGCcgcctggtggtggggcgAGACCGCCTATGGGGGGTGCGGGACCGGCGAAGAGCTTAAGCAATAGCAGTAGTATCGATGATTTGTTGGGTGCGGcggggccgaggaggccgggGCAGGGGAAGAAGCCTAGGAAGAGCGCTAGGTATGTGGATGTTATGACGAAGGATTGA